Genomic segment of Chitinophaga varians:
GCCGCCGCCCCGGTACAGGCAGCAGCAACTTCTGCACCGGCCGCCGCTCCAGCTGCACCGAAAGCAGACAACCTGATTACTATCAAATCTCCTATGATCGGTACCTTCTACCGTTCAGCAGGACCTGATAAAGCTCCTTTCATCAATGTCGGTGATGAAATTGCTGCCGGCAAGGTGGTATGCATCATTGAAGCGATGAAGTTGTTCAACGAAATCGAAAGTGAAGTGAGCGGTAAGATCGTCAAAGTACTTGTTGACGACGCCACTCCGGTAGAATACGATCAACCTTTGTTTTTAGTAGAACCGTAATAACAGCCATTAGCGCTTAGCAGTTAGCCTTTAGCCTCTGACAGATTTTTGTAGGGTTAAAGGCTAACTACTGAGAACTAATGGCTGAATTGCTACTTAGCTATTATATCAACTTATAAGGAAAACAATGTTTAAAAAAATATTGATTGCCAACCGTGGCGAGATTGCCCTTCGGATTATCCGTACCTGTAAGGAAATGGGTATCAAAACGGTAGCAGTTTATTCTACTGCAGATAAAGACAGCCTGCATGTGAAGTTTGCGGATGAAGCTGTGTGTATTGGTAAACCACAGAGCAGCGAATCTTACCTGAACATTCCTCACCTCATGGCTGCCGCCGAGATCACCAACGCAGACGCTATCCACCCGGGATATGGCTTCCTGGCGGAAAATGCGCGTTTTGCTGAAATCTGTGGCGAACATGGTATCAAATTCATCGGCCCCACTCCGGACATGATCCGTAAAATGGGTGACAAGATGACTGCGAAGGAAACCATGATTGCTGCCGGCGTACCGGTAATCCCGGGATCTGAAGGTCTGCTCCAGAGCGTTGAAGAAGCCAAAAAACTCGCCAGGGAAATGGGCTTGCCCGTTATCCTGAAAGCTACTGCCGGCGGTGGTGGTAAAGGTATGCGTGTGGTTTGGGACGAGAGCGAACTGGAGAATGCCTATAACATGGCTAAAAATGAAGCCCGCGCTGCTTTCAACAATGATGGCATCTACATGGAGAAATTCGTGGAAGAACCCCGTCACATTGAAATCCAGGTAGCCGGCGACCAATACGGCA
This window contains:
- the accB gene encoding acetyl-CoA carboxylase biotin carboxyl carrier protein; its protein translation is MDFKQIQELVKMINKSNISELSIEQDKFKITIKQKDNEVQQVIAVPAAAAPIQTVAAVAPAAAPVQAAATSAPAAAPAAPKADNLITIKSPMIGTFYRSAGPDKAPFINVGDEIAAGKVVCIIEAMKLFNEIESEVSGKIVKVLVDDATPVEYDQPLFLVEP